From the genome of Phyllostomus discolor isolate MPI-MPIP mPhyDis1 chromosome 12, mPhyDis1.pri.v3, whole genome shotgun sequence, one region includes:
- the ZNF575 gene encoding zinc finger protein 575 yields the protein MLERETEPATAATDPSPAGKGLVTKEAPHQGSSKKPHQSATGPAASSGAPTRPRRRPPPQRPHRCPDCDKAFSYPSKLATHRLAHGGARPHPCPDCPKAFSYPSKLAAHRLTHSGARPHPCPHCPKAFGHRSKLAAHLWTHAPARPYPCPDCSKSFCYPSKLAAHRHTHHATDARPYPCPHCPKAFSFPSKLAAHRLCHDPPTAPGGQATARHHCSSCGQAFGQRRLLLLHQRSHHPAESQGERE from the exons ATGCTGGAACGAGAAACCGAGCCCGCCACTGCAGCCACCGATCCTAGTCCTGCCGGCAAGGGACTAGTGACCAAAGAAG CTCCCCACCAGGGTTCGTCCAAGAAGCCCCACCAGTCGGCTACAGGGCCTGCTGCATCCTCGGGGGCGCCGACTCGACCCCGCAGGCGGCCCCCGCCCCAGCGCCCGCACCGCTGCCCCGACTGTGACAAGGCCTTCTCCTATCCGTCCAAGCTGGCCACGCACCGGTTGGCACACGGAGGCGCCCGCCCTCACCCGTGCCCCGACTGTCCCAAGGCCTTCTCCTACCCCTCCAAGCTGGCAGCCCACCGCCTCACGCACAGCGGCGCCCGCCCACACCCGTGCCCTCACTGCCCAAAGGCCTTTGGCCACCGCTCCAAGCTGGCAGCCCACCTCTGGACCCATGCGCCCGCCCGCCCCTACCCGTGCCCTGACTGCTCCAAGTCCTTCTGCTACCCCTCCAAACTAGCTGCCCACCGACACACACACCATGCCACGGACGCCCGCCCCTACCCTTGCCCACACTGTCCCAAGGCTTTTTCATTCCCCTCCAAACTGGCTGCCCATCGCCTATGTCACGACCCCCCCACCGCACCAGGTGGCCAGGCCACCGCCCGGCACCACTGCTCCAGCTGTGGCCAGGCCTTTGGTCAGAGACGCCTCCTGCTCCTTCACCAACGCAGCCACCACCCGGCGGAGAGTCAGGGGGAGCGGGAGTGA